Proteins encoded together in one Nostoc sp. PCC 7524 window:
- a CDS encoding PEP-CTERM sorting domain-containing protein → MNLFSIGINRTASVVGVLGLSAIAFMGSVESAKAVDIGKGSDYLHTPAGFSFFEFPGIGRVDFVGLPVGIGNTDTIIERQADCIFVNGSCTIPIELTLLSMKSVNPVDVGGSLFDVFVGLTPNTNSTGTMTINHEFPDNDTPAPEGTFTSDFTVFFDAVFQPINNGQQFTVSDSATLINSGSFWSHEPPPGAVLVRGIVGDQAANCHDPISPLCARGNLRDFFPVRTSHGKPGGDHTTDIATVPEPTTMLGLGIGLGFSTFLRKKYSRQGKKQAVS, encoded by the coding sequence ATTAATCGCACAGCATCAGTTGTAGGGGTTTTGGGTTTGAGTGCGATCGCGTTTATGGGTAGCGTAGAATCTGCTAAGGCTGTAGATATAGGTAAGGGTTCGGATTATCTTCATACTCCGGCTGGGTTTTCATTTTTTGAATTTCCGGGAATTGGTAGAGTTGATTTTGTTGGTCTTCCGGTGGGGATAGGAAATACCGACACTATCATTGAGCGACAAGCAGATTGTATTTTCGTGAATGGTTCTTGTACAATCCCCATTGAATTAACACTGTTATCTATGAAGAGTGTTAACCCTGTGGATGTGGGCGGTTCATTATTTGATGTTTTTGTTGGTCTTACGCCCAATACCAATTCAACGGGGACAATGACCATCAACCATGAATTTCCTGACAATGATACTCCTGCACCAGAGGGTACTTTTACATCAGATTTCACTGTCTTCTTTGATGCTGTATTTCAACCCATAAATAATGGTCAGCAGTTTACAGTTTCTGACTCTGCTACGTTAATCAATTCAGGCTCATTTTGGAGCCATGAACCCCCACCAGGAGCAGTATTAGTCAGGGGAATAGTGGGAGATCAAGCAGCTAATTGCCATGATCCTATCAGTCCCCTTTGCGCTCGTGGTAACTTACGTGACTTCTTTCCAGTGAGGACATCTCACGGCAAACCTGGCGGTGATCACACAACAGATATAGCCACAGTCCCCGAACCCACAACCATGCTTGGTTTAGGTATAGGATTAGGATTCAGCACGTTCCTCCGCAAGAAATACTCCCGACAAGGTAAAAAACAGGCTGTCTCTTAG
- a CDS encoding type I polyketide synthase → MTPAIAIVGMACRYPDAASPIELWENVLAQRCAFRRMPTERLNLADYYSSDRHASDRTYGSQAAVLEGYEFDRVSFRVVGSTFRAADLAHWLALDIASQALADAGFTDGEGLPKSATGVILGNTLTGEFSRANTMRLRWPYVRRVVETALIDANWTSQQRHSFLEKLEAEYKAPFPEIGAETLAGNLSNTIAGRICNHFDLQGGGYTVDGACSSSLLAVTQACTALMTGDLDVALVGGVDLSLDPFELVGFAKAGALAQDEMRVYDAHSAGFFPGEGCGFVVLMRYAEAVAQQRRIYALIRGWGISSDGSGGITRPEVAGQVLALQHAYRRAHFGIDTVAYFEGHGTGTSVGDTTELQALSQSRREASSPAAIGSIKANIGHTKAAAGIAGLIKATMAIHHQILPPTTGCQQPHPELCGATPALRVLKQGQIWDKHLPLRAGVSAMGFGGINTHVVLEGITTTKRQTLTAQERLLLASSQDAELILMVAQSRDEMREQIEHLLTLTPRLSRAEVIDLAAQMAKNLQTSGLIRAAIAARNPSELTNRLEILQSWLQEGVSDRLNIPTGVFLGTGRTQPRIGFLFPGQGSPVYLDGGAWYRRFASVQELYTQVNIPTDIDCKSTAVAQPAIVLGAISGLRVLDQIGIKANIAVGHSLGELAALHWGGAYDAATLVKMATMRGNAMSQLGSPTGAMASIQASAQQVESILNGQAVTIAGVNSPQQTVISGAAIAIAEIVSKATAKDWKAVNLPVSHAFHSPLVAAAVEPFGAYLESEDFQPLHRQVISTVTGCEIDKEADLRSLLMQQITAPVQFMAAASTAATNLDLWIEVGPGRVLSGLVSNFLNVPVVALDTGSNSLSGLLSAVAAAFVLGVPINHQALFADRFTRPFNLDWQPRFLANPCELGSRGAGEHEVRQAGISDADRGSRGAEENKYYPIASPQFPVPNPQSPIPNPQSPLNLVRKLVAERTELPMTAVTDDLRLLSDLHLNSISVGQLVAEAARSLSLAPPVAPTHYADATVREVAQALHELLTTANSPVIDAQQRSPQGVDAWIRPFTVELLPRPLPRRPLSKNFVSSWQVITTANYLLTARLQAALTVCPGQGVVVCLPPGCDPDHIPLLLAAAKTTLSQRENTHFVLVQHGGGGAAFARTLYLEMPDLTTCVVDVPLDHPQAINWILTEISSAIGYTEAHYDQSGNRYEPRLCLLPDEQFTIANSPLPITHTDVLLITGGGKGIAAECALFLAKHTGVKLVLLGRSHPETDKELSTNLARIRAVGVCVRYLAVDVSDRPAVQAAVQEAEAELGTITAILHGAGVNVPQLISSLEESDFLRTLAPKVTGLQNLLAAIKPEKLRLLISFGSVIARTGLPGEADYALANEWLSHLMDDFQTSYPNCKCLNLEWSIWSGVGMGERLGRVDALMNSGITPISPDVGISMLHRLLVQSLPTTSVVVTGRFGDVPTLKLEQPELPLLRFLEHKRIYYPGVELVVDIELSLDTDPYLNDHVYQGERLFPGVMGLEAMAQAAMALAESKKLPIFTDVQFHQPVVISEGSPQKIRLAALVRKPGEIEVVLKTEQTGFCVDHFQATCDFRELEARNGESLLPLLPHLPIPLSRETPPVQWLPYTTLETLDPQQDLYGNILFQSGRFRRLGSYGHLRATECIAEITPTTDTNWFSSYLPGELVLGDPGARDTAIHALQACIPHATILPVGVERLVILATQTSGVRYVLAQERSHIENTFIYDLQVISADGVLLEQWQGLQLKVVQQQVSQQPWVETLLVPYLERQLQVFFPKLDLRVALERCPQRQRRVSSHGLRQGTALADHAIKQALGSSLPIFRRPDGKPEVTSKLAVSAAHAGDLTLAIAGVERVSCDLEPVVERTRDTWQELLGSKLFLLSQAIATASNEDQNTAATRVWTVIECLQKVGAMVNTPLSIVSVTADGWVSLSAGSLLIVTFVTRIRGMDHKLIVAILSNNARKFQVGDRI, encoded by the coding sequence ATGACACCTGCGATCGCAATAGTGGGGATGGCTTGCCGTTATCCAGATGCAGCCTCACCGATAGAATTATGGGAAAACGTCCTAGCTCAACGTTGTGCTTTTCGGCGAATGCCAACGGAACGGCTGAATTTAGCTGATTATTACTCTAGCGATCGCCACGCTAGCGATCGCACCTACGGCTCTCAAGCAGCAGTCCTCGAAGGTTACGAATTTGATCGAGTGAGTTTTCGGGTAGTTGGGAGTACCTTCCGGGCGGCTGATTTGGCTCATTGGTTAGCCTTAGATATTGCCAGCCAAGCCTTAGCTGATGCTGGGTTTACTGATGGTGAAGGTTTACCCAAGTCAGCCACAGGGGTAATTTTAGGTAACACCTTAACCGGGGAATTTTCCCGTGCCAATACCATGCGGTTACGCTGGCCTTATGTGCGTCGCGTGGTAGAAACAGCATTAATCGATGCCAATTGGACATCACAACAGCGTCATTCATTTCTGGAAAAACTAGAGGCAGAATATAAAGCCCCATTTCCCGAAATTGGTGCAGAAACTCTAGCAGGCAACCTATCCAACACCATCGCTGGACGGATCTGCAATCATTTCGATTTGCAAGGAGGTGGTTATACAGTCGATGGTGCTTGTAGTTCTTCTTTGTTGGCAGTTACCCAAGCTTGTACAGCCCTGATGACTGGTGACTTGGATGTAGCTTTAGTTGGTGGTGTAGATTTAAGCCTAGATCCCTTTGAACTGGTGGGTTTTGCCAAAGCTGGTGCATTAGCCCAGGATGAAATGCGGGTTTACGATGCCCATTCTGCTGGGTTTTTTCCCGGTGAAGGTTGCGGGTTTGTCGTCTTAATGCGATATGCAGAGGCTGTTGCTCAACAACGGCGGATTTACGCCCTAATTCGGGGCTGGGGTATCTCCTCAGATGGCAGTGGTGGGATTACCCGCCCAGAAGTTGCGGGACAAGTTCTAGCACTACAACACGCCTATCGTCGCGCCCATTTTGGCATAGACACAGTGGCTTATTTTGAAGGACACGGTACGGGTACATCTGTGGGGGATACCACAGAACTGCAAGCTTTATCTCAGTCCCGTCGAGAAGCTTCATCCCCGGCAGCAATTGGCTCTATCAAAGCCAATATTGGTCATACCAAAGCGGCGGCAGGGATTGCTGGCTTAATCAAAGCCACAATGGCAATCCATCATCAAATTTTGCCCCCAACAACAGGTTGTCAACAGCCCCACCCAGAACTATGTGGTGCCACACCTGCTTTGCGCGTATTAAAGCAAGGTCAAATTTGGGATAAGCATCTGCCACTACGAGCTGGTGTCAGTGCTATGGGTTTTGGTGGCATTAATACCCACGTTGTTTTAGAAGGGATAACTACTACCAAACGGCAGACATTGACTGCTCAAGAACGTCTACTACTGGCTTCATCTCAGGATGCCGAACTGATTTTGATGGTTGCCCAGAGTAGAGATGAAATGCGAGAACAGATAGAACATCTGTTAACCTTAACCCCTCGATTATCTAGAGCCGAAGTCATAGACTTAGCTGCTCAGATGGCGAAAAATCTACAAACTTCAGGATTAATCAGAGCTGCGATCGCCGCCCGAAATCCTAGTGAGTTAACTAATCGGTTAGAAATTCTCCAATCCTGGCTACAAGAAGGTGTAAGCGATCGCCTCAATATCCCCACAGGGGTTTTTCTGGGAACAGGTAGAACTCAACCCAGGATTGGCTTTTTGTTCCCCGGACAAGGTTCACCCGTATATCTTGATGGCGGTGCTTGGTATCGTCGGTTCGCATCTGTTCAAGAACTTTATACTCAAGTAAATATCCCGACAGATATAGACTGTAAATCTACAGCCGTAGCTCAACCAGCAATTGTTTTAGGGGCAATCTCAGGGCTACGGGTTTTGGATCAAATAGGTATTAAAGCTAATATTGCTGTTGGCCATAGCTTAGGTGAATTGGCTGCCCTGCATTGGGGTGGTGCTTATGATGCTGCTACATTAGTCAAAATGGCTACCATGCGCGGAAACGCAATGTCTCAACTGGGCAGTCCTACGGGGGCAATGGCTAGTATTCAAGCATCGGCACAGCAGGTAGAAAGTATACTCAATGGGCAGGCAGTGACGATCGCAGGTGTCAATTCCCCCCAGCAAACTGTGATTTCCGGTGCGGCGATCGCTATTGCTGAGATTGTCTCTAAAGCTACAGCAAAAGACTGGAAAGCCGTAAATTTACCAGTTTCTCATGCCTTCCATTCTCCCTTAGTTGCTGCCGCCGTCGAGCCTTTTGGCGCATATTTGGAAAGTGAGGACTTCCAACCATTGCATCGTCAAGTAATATCTACAGTTACCGGATGTGAGATAGACAAAGAGGCAGATTTGCGATCGCTCCTAATGCAGCAAATCACTGCACCAGTTCAATTTATGGCAGCTGCCAGCACAGCCGCTACAAATTTAGATTTGTGGATAGAAGTCGGCCCTGGTCGGGTTTTGAGTGGATTAGTCAGCAATTTTCTGAATGTACCTGTAGTTGCACTAGATACAGGTAGCAACTCCCTCTCCGGTTTGTTAAGTGCAGTAGCAGCAGCCTTTGTCTTGGGTGTACCAATTAACCATCAAGCCTTGTTTGCTGACAGATTTACCCGACCATTTAATTTAGATTGGCAACCCAGGTTTTTGGCCAACCCCTGTGAATTAGGGAGCAGGGGAGCAGGGGAGCATGAAGTCAGACAAGCAGGAATCTCTGACGCTGACCGGGGGAGCAGAGGAGCAGAGGAGAATAAATATTACCCAATCGCCAGTCCCCAATTCCCAGTCCCCAATCCCCAGTCCCCAATCCCCAATCCCCAATCCCCCCTTAATTTAGTCAGAAAATTAGTTGCGGAACGTACAGAATTGCCGATGACAGCAGTCACAGATGATTTGCGGTTATTGAGTGACTTACATCTCAATTCCATTAGTGTGGGACAGTTAGTAGCTGAGGCGGCACGGAGTTTGAGTTTAGCCCCACCTGTTGCACCTACTCATTACGCTGATGCTACGGTGAGGGAAGTTGCCCAAGCTCTGCACGAACTCTTAACTACGGCGAATTCCCCAGTTATAGATGCCCAACAGCGATCGCCCCAAGGAGTAGATGCTTGGATTCGTCCCTTTACTGTGGAACTTCTCCCACGCCCATTACCACGTCGTCCCCTGTCTAAAAATTTTGTCAGTAGTTGGCAGGTAATAACTACAGCTAACTATCTATTAACAGCTAGATTACAAGCTGCCTTGACCGTTTGCCCTGGCCAGGGAGTTGTGGTTTGTCTGCCGCCAGGATGTGATCCAGACCATATTCCCTTGCTATTAGCAGCAGCAAAAACTACATTATCTCAGAGAGAAAACACTCATTTCGTCTTGGTACAGCATGGTGGAGGTGGAGCAGCATTTGCCCGGACGCTATATTTAGAAATGCCTGACTTGACAACCTGTGTGGTTGATGTGCCGCTAGACCATCCTCAAGCGATCAATTGGATACTGACAGAAATTTCATCTGCCATCGGGTATACTGAGGCACATTATGATCAATCAGGAAACAGATATGAACCTCGTCTGTGTTTATTGCCAGATGAGCAATTTACCATTGCTAATTCCCCATTACCAATAACTCATACCGATGTTTTACTAATTACTGGTGGTGGTAAAGGCATTGCGGCGGAATGTGCCTTGTTTCTCGCCAAACACACAGGAGTCAAATTAGTATTACTGGGGCGATCGCATCCCGAAACCGACAAGGAACTCTCTACCAATCTGGCAAGAATCAGGGCAGTTGGTGTATGTGTGCGTTATCTAGCTGTGGATGTGAGCGATCGCCCAGCCGTGCAAGCAGCAGTTCAGGAAGCAGAAGCAGAATTAGGAACAATTACAGCGATTTTACACGGTGCAGGGGTAAATGTTCCCCAATTAATTAGTTCTTTGGAGGAAAGCGACTTTTTACGCACTCTTGCACCGAAAGTCACAGGGTTGCAAAATCTCTTAGCAGCCATCAAGCCAGAAAAGTTGCGGTTATTAATTAGCTTTGGCTCCGTTATTGCTCGTACTGGTCTACCAGGAGAAGCTGACTACGCTTTAGCCAATGAATGGCTCAGTCATCTAATGGACGACTTCCAAACATCCTACCCTAACTGTAAGTGTCTGAATTTGGAATGGTCTATTTGGTCTGGTGTGGGGATGGGTGAACGCTTAGGGCGGGTAGATGCGCTGATGAACTCAGGTATTACTCCCATCTCACCAGATGTGGGTATTTCTATGTTGCATCGCTTACTTGTTCAGTCGTTACCAACTACTTCTGTGGTGGTTACAGGTCGTTTTGGTGATGTTCCAACACTCAAGCTAGAACAGCCGGAACTTCCCTTACTGCGTTTTCTGGAACACAAGCGAATTTATTACCCTGGTGTAGAGTTAGTTGTGGACATAGAGTTGTCATTAGATACCGACCCCTATCTCAATGACCACGTATACCAGGGAGAGAGGCTGTTTCCTGGAGTCATGGGGTTAGAAGCAATGGCACAAGCGGCAATGGCATTAGCCGAGTCTAAAAAGCTACCAATTTTTACAGACGTGCAGTTTCATCAGCCTGTGGTGATTTCTGAAGGTTCACCCCAGAAAATTCGCCTAGCCGCACTCGTCAGAAAACCCGGAGAAATTGAAGTAGTCCTCAAAACTGAGCAGACTGGCTTTTGTGTAGATCACTTCCAAGCCACCTGTGATTTCCGGGAACTAGAAGCCAGAAATGGGGAAAGTCTCCTGCCCCTGCTTCCTCATCTTCCTATACCTCTAAGTCGGGAAACCCCCCCAGTCCAGTGGCTTCCCTACACTACCCTTGAGACTCTCGACCCCCAACAGGATCTTTACGGTAATATTCTCTTTCAAAGTGGTAGATTTCGACGTTTGGGGAGTTATGGACATCTGCGGGCTACAGAGTGTATCGCAGAAATTACACCAACTACTGACACCAATTGGTTTAGTTCTTATTTGCCAGGAGAATTGGTATTGGGTGATCCAGGGGCTAGGGATACAGCCATTCATGCTCTACAAGCTTGTATTCCCCATGCGACAATTTTACCTGTGGGGGTGGAACGATTGGTAATTTTGGCAACGCAAACATCTGGTGTGCGTTATGTCTTGGCTCAAGAGCGATCGCATATCGAAAACACATTTATTTATGATTTGCAAGTAATCTCAGCAGATGGTGTATTACTAGAACAGTGGCAAGGTTTACAACTCAAAGTTGTTCAGCAACAAGTATCTCAGCAACCTTGGGTAGAAACGCTTTTAGTACCCTATCTTGAGCGTCAACTCCAGGTGTTCTTCCCCAAATTAGATTTGAGAGTTGCCCTTGAGAGATGTCCCCAGCGTCAACGACGAGTCAGCAGTCATGGACTACGCCAAGGTACTGCCCTTGCTGATCATGCTATTAAACAGGCTCTTGGTTCAAGTCTACCCATCTTCAGACGACCTGATGGTAAACCAGAAGTGACAAGTAAACTGGCTGTATCTGCCGCCCATGCTGGAGACTTGACTTTAGCGATCGCTGGTGTTGAACGGGTGAGTTGTGATCTCGAACCTGTGGTAGAAAGAACAAGAGATACTTGGCAAGAATTACTGGGTAGTAAACTCTTTTTACTATCACAAGCGATCGCCACAGCCAGTAATGAAGACCAAAATACCGCCGCTACTCGTGTTTGGACTGTCATCGAATGTTTGCAGAAAGTGGGAGCTATGGTTAACACCCCACTCTCAATCGTGTCGGTAACTGCTGACGGTTGGGTATCCTTGAGTGCCGGCTCCCTGTTAATCGTCACATTTGTCACTCGTATTCGTGGTATGGATCACAAATTAATTGTGGCAATTCTCTCTAATAATGCTCGAAAATTCCAGGTAGGCGATCGCATATGA
- a CDS encoding acyl-CoA thioesterase: protein MTNSHLPAYEYLHIVSFEETNLVGNVYYANHVRWQGRCREMFLRELAPEVLAELSQDLALITIRVSCEYFAELFAFDKIAIRMRLGTLKHNRVPMLFEYWRLTDAGEEMVARGEQEIACMRRQDNKLVPTAIPSALQQALIPYY, encoded by the coding sequence ATGACTAATTCCCATTTGCCTGCTTATGAATACCTACATATAGTCAGCTTTGAAGAAACTAACCTAGTCGGTAATGTCTACTACGCCAATCATGTGCGCTGGCAAGGACGCTGCCGAGAAATGTTCCTGCGCGAACTGGCACCAGAAGTATTAGCTGAACTATCACAGGATTTAGCTTTGATTACCATCCGGGTATCATGCGAATACTTTGCAGAGTTATTTGCCTTTGACAAAATTGCAATTCGGATGCGTTTGGGAACACTCAAGCACAATCGAGTCCCAATGTTATTTGAATACTGGCGACTCACAGATGCTGGTGAGGAAATGGTAGCTCGTGGCGAACAGGAAATAGCCTGTATGCGCCGACAAGACAACAAACTTGTACCAACTGCCATTCCTTCAGCACTACAGCAGGCATTGATTCCTTATTATTGA
- a CDS encoding Ppx/GppA phosphatase family protein: MPSLVSSDWQSVNTQPVKQHRIIAAIDMGTNSLHMVIVRIDPTLPAFSIIGKEKETVRLGDRDISTGELKPEVMDRAIATLRRFQEVAKTANAETMIAVATSAVREAPNGKDFLHRVEAELGLCVDLISGQEEARRIYLGVLSGMEFHNQPHLIIDIGGGSTEIILGDSQEPRTLTSTKVGAVRLTTELISSDPIMDVEFQYLQAYTRGMLERSVEEVLANFKFGEFPRLIGTSGTIETMAMIHAREKLGSVPSTLNGYQFTLSDLQDWVNRLKKMTNAERAAIPGMPEKRSEVILAGAVILQEAMILLGVDSLTTCGRALREGVIVDWMLSHGLIEDRLRFQSSIRERSVLKQASKYQVNLEYSDRVAAFALSLFDQTQGQLHHWGINERQLLWAAAILHNCGHHISHSSHHKHSYYLIRNSELLGYNETEIEIIANLARYHRKSPPKKKHDNYRNLLSKQHRQIVSQLSALLRLAVALDRRQIGAIARIQCEYYSQFRQFNLLIYPAKLGDDCGLERWSLDYKKGVFEAEFGVKLVANLEKSAIPNCP, translated from the coding sequence ATGCCGAGTTTAGTTTCATCCGACTGGCAGAGTGTCAATACTCAACCAGTTAAGCAACACCGGATTATTGCTGCCATTGATATGGGAACAAATTCCCTGCACATGGTGATTGTGAGGATTGACCCGACGTTACCAGCTTTTAGCATTATTGGCAAAGAAAAAGAAACTGTCCGACTGGGCGATCGCGATATTTCTACTGGGGAGCTAAAACCAGAGGTGATGGACAGGGCGATCGCTACTTTGAGACGCTTCCAAGAAGTGGCTAAAACTGCTAATGCAGAAACTATGATTGCCGTAGCCACCAGCGCCGTGCGGGAAGCTCCTAATGGTAAAGATTTTTTACACAGGGTAGAAGCGGAGTTGGGTTTATGCGTTGACTTGATTTCTGGGCAAGAAGAAGCGCGACGCATCTACTTGGGTGTGCTATCGGGGATGGAGTTCCATAACCAGCCTCACTTAATTATTGACATTGGTGGTGGTTCTACAGAAATCATCTTGGGCGATAGTCAAGAACCGCGTACTCTCACTAGCACAAAAGTCGGTGCAGTGCGCCTCACCACTGAGTTAATCAGTTCTGACCCCATCATGGATGTTGAGTTTCAATACCTACAAGCCTACACACGGGGGATGTTGGAGCGTTCTGTAGAAGAAGTGCTAGCAAACTTCAAATTTGGCGAATTTCCCCGCTTAATTGGCACTTCCGGCACGATTGAAACGATGGCCATGATTCATGCGCGGGAAAAGTTGGGTTCTGTTCCTTCTACCCTCAACGGCTATCAATTCACTCTCTCAGACTTGCAAGATTGGGTTAACCGCCTCAAGAAAATGACCAATGCTGAACGAGCCGCCATACCTGGTATGCCAGAAAAGCGGTCTGAAGTCATCCTCGCTGGGGCAGTTATTTTACAGGAAGCAATGATCCTTTTGGGTGTGGACTCACTTACAACCTGTGGGCGGGCTTTACGGGAAGGTGTGATTGTTGATTGGATGTTAAGCCACGGCTTGATTGAAGATAGACTGCGCTTTCAAAGTTCCATTCGTGAGCGTAGCGTTCTCAAGCAGGCCAGTAAATACCAAGTCAATTTAGAGTATAGCGATCGCGTGGCAGCTTTTGCCTTAAGTTTATTTGACCAAACCCAAGGACAACTGCACCACTGGGGAATTAATGAACGACAACTATTATGGGCGGCGGCAATATTACATAATTGTGGTCATCATATTAGCCATTCATCGCACCATAAACACTCTTACTATCTAATTCGTAATAGTGAATTACTCGGCTATAACGAAACCGAGATAGAAATCATTGCCAATTTAGCCCGTTATCACCGCAAATCACCACCCAAGAAAAAGCATGATAATTACCGCAATTTGTTGAGTAAACAACATCGGCAAATAGTCAGTCAGTTAAGTGCGCTATTAAGATTAGCGGTAGCATTAGATAGAAGACAAATTGGGGCGATCGCACGAATTCAATGTGAATATTATTCCCAATTCCGGCAATTCAATTTGTTGATTTATCCGGCTAAATTAGGTGATGACTGCGGCTTAGAACGTTGGAGTTTAGATTACAAAAAAGGGGTATTTGAAGCAGAATTTGGGGTTAAATTAGTAGCCAACTTAGAAAAATCTGCAATTCCTAATTGCCCGTGA
- a CDS encoding 4-hydroxybenzoate solanesyltransferase: MLETQQEPVWLTIIRLLRWHKPEGRLILMIPALWAVFLAAAGKPPLPLVGVIILGTLATSAAGCVANDLWDRDIDPEVERTRDRPLASRALSVKVGIAVGIVALACAAVLAFYLNSLSFWLSVAAVPVILLYPGAKRVFPVPQLVLSIAWGFAVLISWSAVTQDISQPTWLLWGATLLWTLGFDTVYAMSDREDDRRIGVNSSALFFGNYAPVAIGIFFAGTIALLGWLGICIHLKLAFWVSLVMGTIGWLWQTIRLAKPELPNPAYGEMFRQNVWIGFILLAGMIVGSF, from the coding sequence ATGCTAGAAACTCAGCAAGAACCAGTTTGGCTAACAATTATCCGGCTTTTGCGGTGGCATAAACCCGAAGGACGTTTGATTTTGATGATTCCGGCACTTTGGGCAGTGTTTTTGGCTGCTGCTGGTAAGCCGCCTTTACCTTTGGTGGGGGTGATTATCTTGGGTACTCTTGCCACCAGTGCGGCTGGATGTGTGGCAAATGATTTGTGGGATCGGGATATTGATCCAGAGGTGGAAAGAACACGCGATCGCCCCCTTGCTTCCCGTGCGTTATCTGTGAAAGTGGGCATTGCCGTCGGGATAGTAGCGTTAGCTTGTGCGGCGGTGTTGGCTTTTTATCTCAACTCTTTGAGTTTTTGGTTATCTGTAGCGGCTGTACCAGTAATTCTGCTGTATCCAGGTGCGAAGCGTGTCTTCCCTGTACCGCAGTTAGTGTTGTCTATCGCTTGGGGATTTGCGGTTTTAATTAGCTGGAGTGCAGTTACACAAGATATTTCGCAACCCACTTGGTTATTGTGGGGGGCTACCCTACTGTGGACACTGGGATTTGATACAGTTTACGCCATGAGCGATCGCGAGGATGACCGACGCATTGGTGTTAATTCTAGTGCTTTGTTCTTCGGAAATTACGCACCTGTAGCCATTGGTATTTTCTTTGCTGGCACAATTGCTTTACTAGGGTGGTTAGGTATTTGTATCCACCTGAAGCTGGCTTTTTGGGTGAGTTTAGTTATGGGGACTATTGGTTGGTTGTGGCAGACTATACGATTAGCTAAACCGGAATTGCCTAACCCTGCTTACGGTGAAATGTTCCGGCAGAATGTTTGGATTGGGTTTATTTTACTAGCTGGGATGATTGTAGGTTCATTTTAA